A part of Citrifermentans bremense genomic DNA contains:
- the opp4C gene encoding oligopeptide ABC transporter permease, whose protein sequence is MNGPFREFWERFSTNRFALAGLAVIALLFLLSFAASYLTPYDPDAIDAWHVLLPPSAEHWFGTDELGRDVLTRVIFGARVSLKVGFVAVGIAVVVGTVVGLFAGFYGGWIDSLLMRIVDIMLCFPTFFLILAVIAMLEPSIWYIMVIIGLTGWMGVARLVRAEVLSLKSRDFISAARVLGASDRRIIFRHILPNALSPVLVSATLGVAGAILTESALSFLGIGVQPPTPSWGNILTSGKDYIEFAWWLSLFPGVAILVTVLSYNLVGEGIRDALDPRRQR, encoded by the coding sequence ATGAACGGACCCTTTCGCGAGTTCTGGGAGCGTTTCAGCACCAACCGCTTCGCCCTGGCGGGCCTTGCGGTGATCGCACTGTTGTTTCTGCTCTCCTTCGCCGCCTCCTACCTGACCCCGTACGACCCGGACGCCATCGACGCCTGGCACGTGCTGCTCCCCCCGTCGGCGGAGCACTGGTTCGGCACGGACGAATTGGGGCGCGACGTCCTTACCCGGGTCATCTTCGGCGCCAGGGTGTCGCTCAAGGTCGGCTTCGTGGCGGTCGGCATCGCCGTCGTGGTCGGGACCGTGGTCGGGCTCTTCGCCGGGTTCTACGGCGGCTGGATCGACTCGCTGCTGATGAGGATCGTCGACATCATGCTCTGCTTCCCGACCTTTTTCCTGATCCTTGCCGTGATCGCCATGCTGGAGCCTTCTATCTGGTACATCATGGTCATCATCGGGCTCACCGGCTGGATGGGGGTGGCGCGCCTGGTGCGGGCGGAGGTCCTTTCGTTAAAGAGCCGCGACTTCATCTCGGCGGCGAGGGTGCTGGGGGCGTCGGACAGGCGCATCATCTTCCGGCACATCCTCCCGAACGCGCTCTCCCCGGTGCTCGTTTCCGCGACCCTCGGGGTGGCCGGAGCCATCCTCACCGAGTCGGCGCTCTCCTTTTTGGGGATCGGCGTGCAGCCACCGACCCCCAGTTGGGGCAACATCCTCACCTCCGGCAAGGACTACATCGAGTTCGCCTGGTGGCTGTCCCTGTTTCCGGGGGTGGCCATACTGGTCACGGTCCTTTCCTACAACCTGGTGGGGGAGGGTATCCGCGACGCGCTGGACCCGAGAAGACAAAGATAG
- the tilS gene encoding tRNA lysidine(34) synthetase TilS, with protein sequence MKTLVAKVRNLNLFHPGETVVVAVSGGADSVALLDIMSRLECGLHLVVAHLNHCLRGTESDADEAFVASLADNYHLPFVSQSCNVAGLARQERLSLEDAARRARYAFLEQTAAKYGAASIALAHHQDDQAETVLIRLLRGSGGAGLSAMAGAAGEKLKRPLLQVSRMELEQYLKQRGLTFRTDSTNADTAILRNSIRHELIPFLRRYNPRVSERLAATAEILAGDEELLDGLTQASYHRLAASEDGEVRFQLEPLLKEPRALRLRLYRSALVELRGDLMRIGLAHLEAIDRLASSPRPNAEAKLPGSCRVWRCYDSLFFGHATAQPSLPWELVVSGEGRYPLPGGGVLLVERMTRPQSLDTGSRWSAFLSPEAVPFPWLLRGFRPGDRFTPLGMSGAQKVKDAFINEKVPPELRRRIPLLLSEGEIAWVPGVRLGERARVTSCIDAVLRVEILEITP encoded by the coding sequence TTGAAGACCTTAGTTGCCAAAGTACGTAACCTGAACCTCTTCCATCCGGGCGAGACCGTTGTCGTGGCGGTCTCCGGAGGGGCCGATTCCGTGGCCCTGCTCGACATCATGTCGCGGCTCGAGTGCGGTCTGCACCTGGTCGTCGCCCACCTGAACCATTGCCTCAGAGGCACCGAATCGGACGCCGACGAGGCGTTCGTCGCCTCCCTCGCAGACAACTATCACCTTCCCTTTGTTTCCCAAAGCTGCAACGTCGCCGGTCTTGCGCGCCAGGAGCGGCTCTCCCTGGAGGACGCCGCGCGCCGGGCGCGCTACGCCTTTTTGGAGCAGACAGCCGCCAAATACGGGGCCGCCAGCATCGCTTTGGCGCACCACCAGGACGACCAGGCCGAGACCGTGCTGATCCGCCTCTTGCGCGGCTCCGGGGGGGCGGGTCTCTCGGCCATGGCCGGTGCCGCCGGCGAAAAGCTGAAACGCCCACTCTTGCAGGTCTCCCGGATGGAGCTGGAGCAGTACTTGAAACAGCGAGGGCTAACCTTCCGCACCGACTCGACTAACGCCGATACCGCCATCCTCAGAAACAGCATCCGCCACGAGCTGATCCCGTTCCTGAGGCGCTACAACCCCAGGGTCTCGGAGCGTCTGGCCGCAACGGCGGAAATCCTGGCCGGCGACGAGGAACTGCTGGACGGCCTCACCCAAGCCTCCTACCATAGGCTCGCTGCGAGCGAAGATGGCGAGGTCCGCTTCCAGCTCGAGCCGCTCTTGAAGGAGCCACGAGCTCTCCGTCTGCGTCTTTACCGGAGCGCGCTGGTCGAGTTGCGCGGAGACCTGATGCGGATCGGCCTCGCGCACCTGGAGGCCATCGACCGCCTTGCCTCCTCGCCTCGCCCCAATGCAGAGGCAAAGCTTCCGGGATCATGCCGGGTATGGCGCTGCTACGACTCCCTCTTCTTCGGTCACGCGACCGCCCAGCCATCTCTCCCGTGGGAACTGGTGGTGAGTGGGGAGGGGCGCTACCCCTTACCGGGGGGAGGGGTGCTGCTGGTGGAGCGCATGACTCGTCCGCAAAGCCTCGATACAGGGTCGCGCTGGAGCGCTTTCCTCTCCCCGGAAGCCGTTCCCTTCCCGTGGCTTTTGCGCGGTTTCAGGCCCGGCGACCGCTTTACCCCCCTCGGCATGAGTGGCGCGCAAAAAGTAAAGGATGCTTTCATAAACGAAAAGGTGCCGCCTGAGTTGCGCAGACGCATACCTCTTTTGCTGAGCGAGGGGGAAATTGCCTGGGTCCCGGGGGTGAGACTTGGCGAGCGGGCTCGGGTCACATCCTGCATTGACGCGGTTTTACGGGTGGAAATTCTTGAAATTACACCTTAA
- the ftsH gene encoding ATP-dependent zinc metalloprotease FtsH: MNQFYKNLALWLVISLMMILLFNLFNKPKPTQEKLDFSEFISAVETGKVKNVNRPVQSVVIQGNEIIGKFADGKEFRSYKPADANLTDKLIAKGIAVSARPEEERFSWFSLLVSWFPIIFLVAVWIFFMRQMQGGGGKAMAFGKSRAKLLTEAQGRVTFEDVAGIEEAKDELEEIINFLKDPKKFTKLGGRIPKGVLLMGPPGTGKTLLARAIAGEAGVPFFSISGSDFVEMFVGVGASRVRDLFVQGKKSAPCIIFIDEIDAVGRHRGAGLGGGHDEREQTLNQLLVEMDGFESNEGVILIAATNRPDVLDPALLRPGRFDRQVVVPRPDVKGREMILKVHTKKTPLSPDVDLGVIARGTPGFSGADLSNVVNEAALIAARKEKSMVEMIDFDDAKDKVLMGVERRSMVISDEEKKNTAYHEAGHTLIAKLIPGTDPVHKVSIIPRGRALGVTMQLPIEDKHSYSRESLLDRIAVLLGGRVAEEVIFNSMTTGAGNDIERATEIARKMVCEWGMSEKLGPVSFGKKDEQIFLGRDMAHQKNYSEATAIEIDHEIRLIVEQNYARVQDLLKANLDSLHKISLALIERENLSGEEVDRIIAGEQLAPEPAAAE, encoded by the coding sequence TTGAATCAATTTTATAAGAACTTGGCGCTGTGGCTTGTCATCAGCCTGATGATGATCTTGCTGTTCAACCTGTTCAACAAGCCAAAGCCGACCCAGGAGAAACTCGACTTCAGCGAGTTCATCTCGGCTGTGGAAACCGGCAAGGTGAAGAATGTCAACCGTCCGGTCCAATCGGTCGTGATCCAGGGTAACGAGATCATCGGTAAGTTCGCCGACGGCAAGGAGTTCAGAAGCTACAAGCCGGCCGACGCCAACCTCACCGACAAGCTGATCGCCAAGGGGATCGCGGTTTCGGCCCGCCCCGAGGAGGAGCGCTTCTCCTGGTTCTCCCTTTTGGTCTCCTGGTTCCCGATCATCTTCCTGGTGGCCGTGTGGATTTTCTTCATGCGCCAGATGCAGGGAGGGGGGGGCAAGGCGATGGCGTTCGGCAAGAGCCGGGCGAAGCTTCTCACCGAGGCCCAGGGACGCGTCACCTTTGAGGACGTGGCCGGCATCGAGGAGGCCAAGGACGAGCTGGAGGAGATCATCAACTTCCTGAAGGACCCGAAGAAATTTACCAAGCTGGGCGGCCGCATTCCGAAGGGGGTGCTCCTCATGGGCCCTCCGGGCACCGGCAAGACCCTCTTGGCCCGCGCCATAGCAGGCGAGGCGGGTGTTCCCTTCTTCTCCATCTCCGGTTCGGACTTCGTCGAGATGTTCGTCGGCGTGGGCGCCTCCCGCGTGCGCGACCTCTTCGTGCAGGGGAAAAAGAGCGCGCCCTGCATCATCTTCATTGACGAGATCGACGCGGTAGGGCGTCACCGCGGCGCGGGACTTGGCGGCGGCCACGACGAGCGCGAGCAGACCCTGAACCAGCTCCTGGTCGAGATGGACGGCTTCGAGTCCAACGAGGGGGTTATTCTCATCGCCGCCACCAACCGCCCGGACGTTCTCGACCCGGCGCTGCTCCGCCCCGGCCGTTTCGACCGCCAGGTCGTGGTGCCGCGCCCGGACGTGAAGGGGCGCGAGATGATCCTCAAGGTGCACACCAAGAAGACCCCGCTCTCCCCGGACGTCGATCTCGGCGTCATAGCCCGCGGCACCCCCGGCTTCTCCGGCGCCGACCTTTCCAACGTGGTAAACGAGGCGGCCCTCATCGCTGCCAGGAAAGAGAAGAGCATGGTCGAGATGATCGACTTCGACGACGCGAAGGACAAGGTCCTCATGGGTGTCGAGCGCCGTTCCATGGTCATCTCCGATGAAGAGAAGAAGAACACCGCCTATCACGAGGCGGGGCACACCCTGATCGCGAAGCTGATCCCGGGCACGGACCCGGTGCACAAGGTCTCCATCATCCCGCGCGGCAGGGCCCTTGGTGTAACCATGCAGCTTCCCATCGAGGACAAGCACAGCTACTCCCGCGAGTCGCTCCTGGACCGCATCGCGGTGCTCCTGGGCGGGCGCGTGGCCGAGGAGGTAATCTTCAACTCCATGACCACCGGCGCCGGCAACGACATCGAGCGCGCCACCGAGATCGCCCGCAAGATGGTCTGCGAGTGGGGCATGAGCGAGAAGCTCGGCCCGGTCAGCTTCGGCAAGAAGGACGAGCAGATCTTCCTCGGGCGCGACATGGCGCACCAGAAGAACTACTCGGAGGCTACCGCCATCGAGATCGACCACGAGATCAGGCTGATCGTGGAGCAGAACTACGCAAGGGTACAGGACCTGCTCAAGGCGAACCTCGACTCCCTGCACAAGATCTCCCTGGCGCTCATCGAGCGCGAGAACCTCTCGGGCGAGGAAGTCGACCGCATCATCGCCGGGGAGCAGCTCGCGCCGGAACCGGCCGCCGCCGAGTGA
- the folP gene encoding dihydropteroate synthase gives MAVPEVWQLSRRALSLKRPLIMGILNVTPDSFSDGGRFFSLDAAIERAQEMEREGADIIDIGGESTRPNAPAVGVAQELDRVVPVIEALSRRIQVPISIDTYKAEVARAACAAGAEIVNDVTGLMFDPDMARVAAEADAGVVVMHTRGMPDTMQADTGYEDLVSEVKRYLEQSVALARQAGVADARIAVDPGIGFGKSVEGNLELIKRLAEFRELGFPVLVGPSRKSFVGAVTGRVGGERIFGTAAAVAMSVAHGASIIRVHDVAAMKDVAVMARALM, from the coding sequence ATGGCGGTACCCGAAGTGTGGCAGCTTTCCCGCCGCGCCCTTTCGCTTAAGCGCCCGCTGATCATGGGCATATTGAACGTGACCCCCGATTCCTTTTCGGACGGGGGTCGCTTCTTCTCTCTCGACGCCGCCATCGAGCGCGCGCAGGAGATGGAGCGCGAGGGAGCCGACATCATCGATATCGGGGGCGAGAGCACCCGCCCCAACGCCCCCGCTGTGGGAGTGGCGCAGGAACTGGACCGGGTGGTCCCAGTTATCGAGGCGCTTTCCCGCCGCATCCAGGTCCCCATCTCCATCGACACCTACAAGGCCGAGGTCGCCCGCGCGGCGTGCGCCGCCGGGGCCGAGATCGTCAACGACGTCACCGGACTGATGTTCGATCCCGATATGGCCCGCGTCGCCGCCGAGGCTGACGCCGGTGTGGTGGTGATGCACACCCGCGGCATGCCCGACACCATGCAGGCCGATACCGGCTACGAGGACCTCGTCTCGGAGGTGAAAAGGTACCTGGAGCAAAGCGTGGCCCTGGCGCGACAGGCGGGCGTCGCCGACGCCCGCATCGCCGTCGATCCGGGGATAGGCTTCGGCAAGAGCGTCGAGGGGAACCTGGAGCTGATCAAAAGGCTCGCCGAATTCCGGGAACTGGGATTTCCCGTCCTGGTCGGCCCCTCCCGGAAGTCGTTCGTTGGGGCGGTGACCGGCAGGGTAGGGGGAGAGAGGATTTTCGGCACTGCTGCCGCGGTCGCTATGTCCGTCGCGCACGGAGCCTCCATCATCAGGGTGCATGACGTGGCTGCCATGAAGGACGTCGCCGTCATGGCGCGGGCGCTCATGTAG
- the cdaA gene encoding diadenylate cyclase CdaA: MNLILQNIALLRDLVDLSLAILIVTRLSRLLKGVLALRILSVLSALVAGHLLARFFSLHAVRLLIDLFLASSVVMLAVVFQTDIRKAFATLTRSRTEKDVEMSDVIDELVFAVAGLAQKKIGALIVIERAIQVDSYLAVGTDIDAKVTSELISSIFLPYSPIHDGAVIIQHGKLTKAGCFLPLTQNLEVSKSLGTRHRAAMGLSELVDAVVVVVSEETGTASIVVGGKKTDIVDMPSLGKTLRRLVEPRWLK, translated from the coding sequence ATGAATTTAATCCTTCAAAACATAGCCTTGCTGCGGGACCTGGTGGACCTGTCGCTTGCGATTCTGATCGTCACCCGGCTCTCGCGGCTTTTGAAGGGGGTCCTGGCGCTGCGCATCCTCTCGGTGCTGTCGGCGCTGGTCGCTGGCCACCTTCTGGCGCGCTTTTTCTCCCTGCACGCGGTCCGGCTCCTCATCGACCTCTTCCTCGCCTCCTCCGTCGTCATGCTCGCGGTCGTTTTCCAGACCGACATCCGCAAGGCCTTCGCCACGCTGACCAGGAGCCGGACCGAAAAGGACGTGGAGATGTCCGACGTCATCGACGAGTTGGTCTTCGCCGTGGCCGGGCTAGCCCAGAAGAAGATCGGCGCCCTCATCGTCATCGAGCGCGCCATCCAGGTGGACAGCTATCTGGCCGTGGGGACCGACATCGACGCCAAGGTGACCAGCGAGCTAATCTCGTCGATATTCCTCCCTTACTCGCCGATACACGACGGCGCGGTCATCATCCAGCACGGCAAGCTGACCAAGGCGGGGTGCTTTTTGCCCCTCACCCAGAACCTGGAGGTCAGCAAGAGCCTCGGGACCAGGCACAGGGCGGCGATGGGGTTAAGCGAGCTGGTGGACGCAGTTGTGGTCGTGGTGTCGGAGGAGACGGGAACCGCCTCGATCGTCGTCGGCGGCAAGAAGACTGACATCGTGGACATGCCGTCTTTGGGCAAGACGCTGAGAAGACTGGTGGAACCGAGGTGGCTTAAATGA
- a CDS encoding YbbR-like domain-containing protein: MTQPKAQEWSKGVKALSVLLAVLIWSSVILERPAEMKLNVPVSFQRVPAGLWVDSPPPGDLQVIVSGPQILLLLLPLRPVSCEIDLSTTGSGELVVTPTQGSFGLDPELKVVRVYPESITVVLAQRK; the protein is encoded by the coding sequence ATGACGCAGCCCAAGGCACAGGAATGGTCCAAGGGGGTGAAGGCGCTCTCCGTGCTCCTGGCGGTGCTGATCTGGTCCTCCGTCATCCTGGAGCGTCCGGCCGAGATGAAGCTCAACGTCCCCGTTTCGTTTCAGCGGGTGCCGGCGGGGTTGTGGGTCGACTCGCCCCCTCCAGGTGACCTGCAGGTGATCGTTTCCGGGCCGCAGATCCTTTTGTTGCTTCTCCCGCTGCGCCCGGTCAGTTGCGAGATCGATCTCTCCACAACCGGGTCGGGTGAGTTGGTCGTCACCCCGACGCAGGGCTCTTTCGGGCTCGACCCGGAGCTGAAGGTGGTCCGGGTCTACCCCGAGTCGATCACGGTGGTGCTGGCGCAGAGAAAGTAG
- the glmM gene encoding phosphoglucosamine mutase, producing the protein MKKLFGTDGVRGVANVYPMTAEMAMQIGRAAAYIFKNGKKRHRIVIGKDTRLSGYMLESALMAGICSMGVDVLLVGPLPTPGIANITSSMRADAGVVISASHNPFEDNGIKFFSRDGFKLPDETELMMEELIFSKRIDSLRPTAKEVGKAYRIDDAQGRFVVFLKSTFPKDLDLSGLKIVLDCANGAAYKVAPAVFEELGAEVISIGVKPNGTNINASCGSLHPEVMSQAVKEHGADLGIALDGDADRVIFVDEYGNVVDGDRIMAICATEMLRQGTLKQNTLVATVMSNMGLDIAMKRAGGQVIKTAVGDRYVVEEMLKGGYNLGGEQSGHMIFLDHNTTGDGVLSALQVLAIMQRHQKRLSELALVMEPLPQVLVNVRLAEKSDIMTVPEIAKMINEVEEKLKGEGRVLIRYSGTEPLLRIMLEGSDEGDIRCWANDIASIVEQKLGGEARG; encoded by the coding sequence ATGAAGAAGCTTTTCGGAACCGACGGGGTCCGCGGTGTGGCCAACGTCTATCCGATGACTGCAGAGATGGCGATGCAGATCGGCCGCGCGGCCGCCTACATCTTCAAAAACGGCAAGAAGCGCCACCGCATCGTGATCGGCAAGGATACGCGACTCTCCGGCTACATGCTGGAAAGCGCGCTCATGGCCGGCATCTGCTCCATGGGAGTGGACGTGCTCCTGGTAGGGCCGCTTCCCACTCCCGGCATCGCCAACATCACCTCCTCCATGCGCGCCGACGCAGGCGTCGTCATCTCCGCTTCCCACAACCCCTTCGAGGACAACGGGATCAAGTTCTTCTCGCGCGACGGCTTCAAGCTTCCCGACGAGACCGAGCTGATGATGGAGGAGCTGATCTTCTCCAAGCGGATCGACTCGCTGCGCCCGACCGCCAAGGAGGTGGGTAAGGCGTACCGCATCGACGACGCCCAGGGGCGCTTCGTCGTCTTCTTGAAGAGCACCTTCCCCAAAGACCTCGACCTCTCCGGGCTCAAGATAGTGCTCGACTGCGCCAACGGCGCGGCCTACAAGGTCGCTCCCGCCGTCTTCGAGGAGCTGGGCGCGGAGGTGATCTCCATCGGCGTCAAGCCCAACGGCACCAACATCAACGCCAGCTGCGGCTCGCTGCACCCGGAGGTGATGAGCCAGGCGGTGAAGGAGCATGGCGCCGACCTTGGCATCGCGCTCGACGGCGACGCCGACCGCGTGATCTTCGTGGACGAGTACGGCAACGTCGTCGACGGCGACCGCATCATGGCGATCTGCGCCACCGAGATGCTCAGACAGGGGACCCTGAAGCAGAACACGCTGGTGGCGACCGTGATGAGCAACATGGGGCTCGACATCGCCATGAAGCGCGCCGGAGGCCAGGTGATCAAGACCGCCGTCGGGGACCGTTACGTGGTGGAGGAGATGCTGAAGGGGGGCTACAACCTGGGTGGCGAGCAGTCGGGCCACATGATCTTCCTGGACCACAACACAACAGGCGACGGCGTCCTCTCCGCGCTGCAGGTGCTCGCCATCATGCAGCGCCACCAAAAGCGCCTCTCCGAGCTTGCTCTCGTCATGGAGCCGCTGCCGCAGGTGCTCGTCAACGTGCGCCTGGCCGAGAAGTCGGACATCATGACGGTCCCCGAGATCGCGAAGATGATCAACGAGGTCGAGGAGAAGCTGAAAGGTGAGGGAAGGGTCCTCATCCGCTATTCCGGCACCGAGCCGCTTCTGCGCATCATGCTGGAGGGAAGCGACGAGGGCGATATCCGCTGCTGGGCTAACGATATAGCTTCCATCGTGGAGCAGAAGCTTGGAGGTGAGGCACGTGGCTAG
- a CDS encoding pyridoxine 5'-phosphate synthase, protein MARLGVNIDHVATLRQARGGTEPDPVAAAAIAEFAGADGITIHLREDRRHIQDRDLKILRQTVQTRLNLEMAATEEMIAIALSVKPEACTLVPEKRAELTTEGGLDVRIHQEALKVAIEKLQAGGIIVSLFIDPDPDQIKVANKIGADYIEIHTGSFAEAKNWKEEELELIKIENAVKLARKLDLGVNAGHGLNYTNVKKVAAIGGIEEFNIGHSIMSRAIMVGLDRAVRDMSELVRYA, encoded by the coding sequence GTGGCTAGACTGGGAGTGAACATAGATCATGTGGCGACGCTCCGGCAGGCGAGGGGGGGGACGGAACCTGACCCGGTCGCTGCCGCCGCCATTGCCGAGTTTGCCGGCGCCGACGGCATCACCATCCACCTGCGTGAAGACCGCAGGCACATCCAGGACCGCGACCTGAAGATCCTTCGCCAGACGGTGCAGACCAGGTTGAACCTGGAGATGGCCGCAACCGAAGAGATGATCGCCATCGCGCTTTCGGTGAAACCTGAGGCCTGCACCCTCGTCCCGGAGAAACGCGCGGAGCTCACCACCGAGGGGGGGCTCGACGTGCGCATCCACCAGGAGGCGCTCAAGGTCGCCATCGAAAAGCTCCAGGCCGGGGGGATCATCGTCAGCCTCTTCATCGATCCGGATCCGGACCAGATCAAGGTGGCCAACAAGATCGGAGCCGACTATATCGAGATTCACACCGGCTCCTTCGCTGAGGCGAAGAATTGGAAGGAAGAGGAACTGGAACTGATCAAGATCGAGAACGCGGTGAAGCTCGCCCGCAAGCTCGATCTCGGCGTGAACGCCGGGCACGGCCTCAACTACACCAACGTGAAGAAGGTGGCGGCCATCGGCGGCATAGAGGAATTCAACATCGGGCATTCCATCATGTCGCGTGCCATCATGGTGGGGCTGGACCGCGCCGTTCGCGACATGTCCGAACTGGTGAGATACGCCTGA
- a CDS encoding peptidylprolyl isomerase, whose translation MSKASARHILVSSEEECVALKAKIEAGADFGDCARENSLCPSGNQGGRLGEFRPGQMVREFDEVVFSGEVGKVLGPVKTQFGYHLIEIMSRTA comes from the coding sequence ATGTCAAAAGCTAGTGCTCGTCACATTTTAGTGTCCAGCGAAGAGGAGTGCGTAGCACTCAAGGCCAAGATAGAAGCAGGGGCCGATTTCGGCGACTGCGCCCGCGAGAACTCCCTCTGCCCCTCGGGGAACCAGGGGGGGCGTCTGGGCGAGTTCCGCCCGGGGCAGATGGTGAGGGAATTTGACGAAGTGGTTTTCAGCGGCGAAGTCGGCAAGGTCCTCGGGCCGGTGAAGACCCAGTTCGGTTACCACCTGATCGAGATCATGAGCCGCACTGCCTAA
- a CDS encoding DHA2 family efflux MFS transporter permease subunit, producing MKSAEEKNVNKWLITITVMLPAIMEIVDTSVANVALPHMQGSLNAGTDEVTWVLTSYLVSNAVVLPMTGWLARMFGRKRFLITCITLFTLASLLCGAAPSLGLLIFFRVLQGAAGGALIPMSQAIMMETFPPYQQGMAMAIFGVGAMFGPIIGPALGGWITDNMSWRWIFYINIPIGVVAVIMASFFIYDPSYLKRTRVAIDYWGLALLTVGLGALQIVLDKGQQDDWFNSPFIVCCAVITAITLTALVYVELTHPHPIVNLRLFKNVSFSSGNLIMFAVGFCLYSSIMLIPLFLQTLMGYNATMAGMVLAPGGVATLICMPFVGAAIQRYDGRKVVFIGLIISAISMFIMQHFTLQAAYSDFVWPRVVLGVGLAMIFVPLTTVTLATISKEEMGNATGIFSLLRNIGGSVGIAIAATMLARYSQFYQTSLVAHVTPYNPVFQSQFGTLKGALMGRGLDAVAAEKGAMTVIYGTVNRQAYMLSYNRIFFIVGLAFLIIIPLLFLLKKPAKHLPPPAH from the coding sequence ATGAAAAGCGCTGAAGAAAAGAACGTAAACAAGTGGCTCATCACCATCACCGTGATGCTGCCGGCCATCATGGAGATCGTCGACACCTCGGTCGCCAACGTGGCGCTCCCGCACATGCAGGGAAGCCTCAACGCCGGGACCGACGAGGTCACCTGGGTCCTCACCTCCTATCTGGTCAGTAACGCGGTGGTCCTCCCCATGACCGGGTGGCTCGCCCGGATGTTCGGGCGCAAACGGTTTCTCATCACCTGCATCACCCTCTTCACGCTCGCCTCGCTTCTTTGCGGCGCCGCCCCTTCGCTTGGGCTTTTGATCTTCTTCCGCGTCCTGCAGGGGGCCGCCGGCGGCGCGCTGATCCCCATGAGCCAGGCGATCATGATGGAGACCTTCCCCCCCTACCAGCAGGGAATGGCGATGGCCATCTTCGGCGTGGGCGCCATGTTCGGCCCCATCATAGGTCCGGCCCTGGGGGGGTGGATCACCGACAACATGAGCTGGCGCTGGATCTTCTACATCAACATCCCCATCGGGGTCGTCGCCGTCATCATGGCCTCGTTCTTCATCTACGACCCGAGCTACCTGAAACGGACCCGCGTCGCCATCGACTACTGGGGCCTTGCCCTGCTCACCGTGGGGCTCGGGGCCCTGCAGATAGTGCTCGACAAGGGGCAGCAGGACGACTGGTTCAACTCCCCTTTCATCGTCTGTTGCGCCGTGATCACAGCGATCACGCTTACCGCGCTGGTCTACGTCGAGCTGACCCACCCCCACCCCATCGTGAACCTGAGGCTCTTCAAGAACGTCTCCTTTTCCTCCGGGAACCTGATCATGTTCGCAGTCGGATTCTGCCTTTACAGCTCGATCATGCTGATCCCGCTGTTCCTGCAGACTCTCATGGGTTACAACGCCACCATGGCGGGGATGGTGCTGGCTCCGGGCGGCGTCGCCACCTTGATCTGCATGCCCTTCGTCGGGGCCGCGATCCAGCGCTACGACGGCAGGAAGGTGGTCTTCATCGGTCTCATCATAAGCGCCATCTCGATGTTCATCATGCAGCATTTCACGCTGCAGGCAGCCTACAGCGACTTCGTCTGGCCACGCGTAGTGCTGGGGGTGGGCCTCGCCATGATCTTCGTACCTCTTACCACGGTGACGCTGGCGACCATTTCCAAGGAGGAGATGGGGAACGCGACCGGCATCTTCAGCCTGCTGAGGAACATCGGCGGGAGCGTCGGCATAGCCATCGCCGCCACCATGCTGGCGCGCTACTCGCAGTTTTATCAGACGAGCCTGGTCGCACACGTGACCCCGTACAACCCCGTGTTCCAGTCCCAGTTCGGGACGTTGAAGGGAGCGCTCATGGGGCGCGGGCTCGACGCCGTCGCGGCTGAGAAAGGCGCCATGACCGTCATCTACGGCACCGTGAACCGGCAGGCCTACATGCTATCCTACAACAGGATCTTCTTCATCGTGGGGCTTGCCTTCCTCATCATCATCCCGCTTCTGTTTCTTTTGAAAAAGCCAGCCAAGCACCTGCCGCCGCCGGCGCACTGA